In Perognathus longimembris pacificus isolate PPM17 chromosome 23, ASM2315922v1, whole genome shotgun sequence, a single genomic region encodes these proteins:
- the LOC125340295 gene encoding olfactory receptor 1361-like isoform X3, whose amino-acid sequence MLVCLEHEEHKPLHHLGVHPPGTLQAAPAAEAPLPPLPHHVPGHRPGKPAHHPGHLSFVDVCFSSTTVPKVLANHILGTHTISYPACLTQMYFLFELTDMDNFLLAVMAYDRFVAICHPLHYTTKMTPQLCVLLLTGSWVIASLNALLHTLLMARLSFCADHAIPHFFCDVTPLLKLSCSDTHLNELMILTEGALVMITPFVCILASYVLITSAILRVPSPRGRWKAFSTCGSHLAVVCLFYGTIIAVYFNPSSSHSVERDTAATVLYTVVTPMLNPFIYSLRNRDLKAALRRVIHRQMSSY is encoded by the exons ATGCTCGTCTGTTTAGAGCATGAAGAGCACAAACCACTCCACCATCTCGGAGTTCATCCTCCTGGGACTCTCCAGGCAGCCCCAGCAGCAgaagctcctcttcctcctcttcctcaccatGTACCTGGCCACCGTCCTGGGAAACCTGCTCATCATCCTG gccACCTGTCCTTCGTGGACGTCTGCTTCTCCTCCACCACCGTCCCCAAGGTGCTGGCCAACCACATCCTCGGGACTCACACCATCTCCTACCCTGCGTGCCTCACACAGATGTATTTCCTTTTTGAGCTTACAGATATGGACAACTTCCTGCTGGCCGTGATGGCGTATGACCGCTTTGTGGCCATCTGCCACCCCTTACATTACACAACGAAGATGACTCCTCAGCTCTGCGTTCTGCTGCTCACGGGGTCTTGGGTCATTGCCAGCCTCAACGCACTGTTACACACCCTGCTGATGGCACGGCTGTCCTTCTGTGCAGACCATGCCATCCCACACTTCTTCTGTGACGTGACGCCCCTCCTGAAACTCTCctgctcagacacacacctcaATGAGCTGATGATTCTCACAGAGGGCGCCCTGGTCATGATCACCCCCTTCGTGTGCATCCTGGCCTCCTATGTGCTCATCACCAGCGCCATCCTGAGAGTCCCATCCCCCAGGGGCAGGTGgaaagccttctccacctgtggCTCCCACCTAGCTGTGGTCTGTCTCTTCTATGGCACCATCATTGCTGTGTATTTCAACCCTTCATCCTCACACTCTGTGGAGAGAGACACTGCGGCCACAGTGCTGTACACGGTGGTGACCCCCATGCTGAACCCCTtcatctacagcctgaggaacagGGATTTGAAAGCGGCTCTGAGGAGAGTTATCCACAGGCAGATGTCTTCTTACTGA
- the LOC125340295 gene encoding olfactory receptor 1361-like isoform X2 → MLVCLEHEEHKPLHHLGVHPPGTLQAAPAAEAPLPPLPHHVPGHRPGKPAHHPGHLSFVDVCFSSTTVPKVLANHILGTHTISYPACLTQMYFLFELTDMDNFLLAVMAYDRFVAICHPLHYTTKMTPQLCVLLLTGSWVIASLNALLHTLLMARLSFCADHAIPHFFCDVTPLLKLSCSDTHLNELMILTEGALVMITPFVCILASYVLITSAILRVPSPRGRWKAFSTCGSHLAVVCLFYGTIIAVYFNPSSSHSVERDTAATVLYTVVTPMLNPFIYSLRNRDLKAALRRVIHRQMSSY, encoded by the exons ATGCTCGTCTGTTTAGAGCATGAAGAGCACAAACCACTCCACCATCTCGGAGTTCATCCTCCTGGGACTCTCCAGGCAGCCCCAGCAGCAgaagctcctcttcctcctcttcctcaccatGTACCTGGCCACCGTCCTGGGAAACCTGCTCATCATCCTGGCCA CCTGTCCTTCGTGGACGTCTGCTTCTCCTCCACCACCGTCCCCAAGGTGCTGGCCAACCACATCCTCGGGACTCACACCATCTCCTACCCTGCGTGCCTCACACAGATGTATTTCCTTTTTGAGCTTACAGATATGGACAACTTCCTGCTGGCCGTGATGGCGTATGACCGCTTTGTGGCCATCTGCCACCCCTTACATTACACAACGAAGATGACTCCTCAGCTCTGCGTTCTGCTGCTCACGGGGTCTTGGGTCATTGCCAGCCTCAACGCACTGTTACACACCCTGCTGATGGCACGGCTGTCCTTCTGTGCAGACCATGCCATCCCACACTTCTTCTGTGACGTGACGCCCCTCCTGAAACTCTCctgctcagacacacacctcaATGAGCTGATGATTCTCACAGAGGGCGCCCTGGTCATGATCACCCCCTTCGTGTGCATCCTGGCCTCCTATGTGCTCATCACCAGCGCCATCCTGAGAGTCCCATCCCCCAGGGGCAGGTGgaaagccttctccacctgtggCTCCCACCTAGCTGTGGTCTGTCTCTTCTATGGCACCATCATTGCTGTGTATTTCAACCCTTCATCCTCACACTCTGTGGAGAGAGACACTGCGGCCACAGTGCTGTACACGGTGGTGACCCCCATGCTGAACCCCTtcatctacagcctgaggaacagGGATTTGAAAGCGGCTCTGAGGAGAGTTATCCACAGGCAGATGTCTTCTTACTGA
- the LOC125340295 gene encoding olfactory receptor 1361-like isoform X1 — protein MKSTNHSTISEFILLGLSRQPQQQKLLFLLFLTMYLATVLGNLLIILAIGTDARLHTPMYFFLSHLSFVDVCFSSTTVPKVLANHILGTHTISYPACLTQMYFLFELTDMDNFLLAVMAYDRFVAICHPLHYTTKMTPQLCVLLLTGSWVIASLNALLHTLLMARLSFCADHAIPHFFCDVTPLLKLSCSDTHLNELMILTEGALVMITPFVCILASYVLITSAILRVPSPRGRWKAFSTCGSHLAVVCLFYGTIIAVYFNPSSSHSVERDTAATVLYTVVTPMLNPFIYSLRNRDLKAALRRVIHRQMSSY, from the coding sequence ATGAAGAGCACAAACCACTCCACCATCTCGGAGTTCATCCTCCTGGGACTCTCCAGGCAGCCCCAGCAGCAgaagctcctcttcctcctcttcctcaccatGTACCTGGCCACCGTCCTGGGAAACCTGCTCATCATCCTGGCCATCGGCACAGATGCGCGCCTgcacacccccatgtacttcttcctcagccACCTGTCCTTCGTGGACGTCTGCTTCTCCTCCACCACCGTCCCCAAGGTGCTGGCCAACCACATCCTCGGGACTCACACCATCTCCTACCCTGCGTGCCTCACACAGATGTATTTCCTTTTTGAGCTTACAGATATGGACAACTTCCTGCTGGCCGTGATGGCGTATGACCGCTTTGTGGCCATCTGCCACCCCTTACATTACACAACGAAGATGACTCCTCAGCTCTGCGTTCTGCTGCTCACGGGGTCTTGGGTCATTGCCAGCCTCAACGCACTGTTACACACCCTGCTGATGGCACGGCTGTCCTTCTGTGCAGACCATGCCATCCCACACTTCTTCTGTGACGTGACGCCCCTCCTGAAACTCTCctgctcagacacacacctcaATGAGCTGATGATTCTCACAGAGGGCGCCCTGGTCATGATCACCCCCTTCGTGTGCATCCTGGCCTCCTATGTGCTCATCACCAGCGCCATCCTGAGAGTCCCATCCCCCAGGGGCAGGTGgaaagccttctccacctgtggCTCCCACCTAGCTGTGGTCTGTCTCTTCTATGGCACCATCATTGCTGTGTATTTCAACCCTTCATCCTCACACTCTGTGGAGAGAGACACTGCGGCCACAGTGCTGTACACGGTGGTGACCCCCATGCTGAACCCCTtcatctacagcctgaggaacagGGATTTGAAAGCGGCTCTGAGGAGAGTTATCCACAGGCAGATGTCTTCTTACTGA
- the LOC125340483 gene encoding olfactory receptor 1361, which translates to MRAANGTSVVEFILLGLSRQPQQQKLLFLLFLTMYLATVLGNLLIILAIGTDARLHTPMYFFLSHLSFVDVCFSSTTVPKVLANHILGTHTISYPACLTQMYFLFLFVDMDNFLLAVMAYDRFVAICHPLHYTTKMTPQLCVLLLTGSWVIASLNVLLHTLLMARLSFCADHAIPHFFCDVTPLLKLSCSDTHLNELMILTEGALVMITPFVCILASYVLITSAILRVPSPRGRWKAFSTCGSHLAVVCLFYGTIIAVYFNPSSSHSVERDTAATVLYTVVTPMLNPFIYSLRNRDLKAALRRVVGRRTFSM; encoded by the coding sequence ATGAGAGCTGCAAATGGAACCAGTGTGGTGGAGTTCATCCTCCTGGGACTCTCCAGGCAGCCCCAGCAGCAgaagctcctcttcctcctcttcctcaccatGTACCTGGCCACCGTCCTGGGAAACCTGCTCATCATCCTGGCCATCGGCACAGATGCGCGCCTgcacacccccatgtacttcttcctcagccACCTGTCCTTCGTGGACGTCTGCTTCTCCTCCACCACCGTCCCCAAGGTGCTGGCCAACCACATCCTCGGGACTCACACCATCTCCTACCCTGCGTGCCTCACACAGAtgtatttcctgtttctttttgtggACATGGACAATTTCCTGCTGGCCGTGATGGCGTATGACCGCTTTGTGGCCATCTGCCACCCCTTACATTACACAACGAAGATGACTCCTCAGCTCTGCGTTCTGCTGCTCACGGGGTCTTGGGTCATCGCCAGCCTCAACGTGCTGTTACACACCCTGCTGATGGCACGGCTGTCCTTCTGTGCTGACCATGCCATCCCACACTTCTTCTGTGACGTGACGCCCCTCTTGAAACTCTCctgctcagacacacacctcaATGAGCTGATGATTCTCACAGAGGGCGCCCTGGTCATGATCACCCCCTTCGTGTGCATCCTGGCCTCCTATGTGCTCATCACCAGCGCCATCCTGAGAGTCCCATCCCCCAGGGGCAGGTGgaaagccttctccacctgtggCTCCCACCTAGCTGTGGTCTGTCTCTTCTATGGCACCATCATTGCTGTGTATTTCAACCCTTCATCCTCGCACTCTGTGGAGAGAGACACTGCAGCCACAGTGCTGTACACGGTGGTGACCCCCATGCTGAACCCCTtcatctacagcctgaggaacagGGATTTGAAAGCGGCTCTGAGGAGAGTGGTGGGCAGGAGGACATTTTCAATGTGA